The window ACCGGTTAAGACCCGGATAATACTACAAAAGTTCAGCAAAAAGGGGGGAAAAAGTTTATATCATATCATCATCGAAAGAGATGAAAAGGCAAGTATAAACAGGTACAGATAGAAATCCCAACGAATTACATCAGGTACTTTTTCATTTGAACTGCTCAAAACTACAATACTTGAATAACCAATCAGGTGATGAAAGAAGGGTAGAGAATACGAACCAGAAAACAGATGGGACAGTATTCAAGATCAATGGCGCGTTCCTCGCTTCCAGGGTAGCAAGGCGCCAGCTTGGACTCGAGAATGAGCTTCCTCAGCTTCTTCTGATCAATGTCCGGGTGCTGGTACAGTCCCTGCGGCCTCGTGTACTTGTCATCCACCACCTGCCTCCTCCTCCCTATCTTATTCCCCATCTAATCCACCTCCAAAAAAATGCAAGAGATCCTCAAACCAAGCAACTTCTCCCCGACCTTTTATTCCTCAATATCTTTACTAAATCACCCACAAAAGCTAAAAGACAGAAAAATCAACAAGAAAAGCAACCAACTTCCCCTCCAAGAACCGACATTTCATTTCCACGCCTCCAGATCGAGCCAGGAAACCACCTCGGGTCCTCCCTCTCGCTCCCAATACCCAAATCTACATCAGCGTCGCTACAAACCCGGAACCAGGAAGCAAATGCGGCGAGCGGAGCTCAATCAAAACCCTAAAATCTAACTCGCGGACATCCCCAACAAAAAGTGACAACAACCCTAAGCGCCCGTCCACCACCACCCTCGTCGTAGCCCAAGCTTCTTCTTATATCacgccgcccccccccccccccccctcccccccccccttctcctACTGATCTCGAAACCAGACAGAGAGgtcaggaagagagagagagaggggggatcGGCCGTACGAGGCTTTGGAAGCAGGAGAAGGATCGGAGAGAATGATTGGAGGGAGGATATGAGGGTGGGATGGGTCGGATGGGAGACAGAGATTTGCAGACGCAGTGATCAGAGCCGGTCGGTCGGGTTTTACTTTGGCTGTAATAGCAGCGAAGTTAAAGGCCGCGgtaatacagagagagagagagagagagagagagagagagatgggtgtTTGGTAGGCGATGGCTAGTGGTGTGGACGTAGACTACGTGACAGGGATTGTTCCTAATAATATAATTGGAATTGGGGATGTACGTCTTCAATTTGTCCACATTGGGGACACCAAATGTCcgatttcatgcagaaaatgccaTAATTATTGATGATGAAAGAAAATGACAAGCCATTATGAGGACCCAAAGAAAGTGACATGCATAATTATTCTATAATCTCATTTTAAGAATATAAGTACATGTAAATGTTCTAACTTATCATTTAATTTTAACACTTAATCGACTCCTTTCAACTTTcatatcaatttttttcttttattattattattattattattattattattatttttattattattattctccaTCTCTTGATCCCCAAAGATGATCGAAGAGTGTCATCAAGATTCTGACAATTAACGTAGTTAGATAATATGATGAATGAAAtagattatataaaataataataattaagatGTTAATGGAACAATGATATTATGATTGATAATTATGATGTTgtgtttaataaaattatttttattattttttagtggTTGCATGTAGTAGTTAGATATTACcaacatcaaaaaattatcaatatgtgATTTTTTTATAAGAGGATAATAAAATATGTGAATATGTTTTTTATAATttgtttttataaaatatatatacatatatatatatatatatatttatttatttaagaagATAGCTAATGAATATGTGATTGGATGCAGCTAAGTTAATCACACCCTCAAAATATACTGTCTTCAATTTTAGCTTTAAAttgtttcaaaaaaattattattattattattattattattattattattatattcaatGGCCCATTCTACATTCAATACATTTTGAGTTCTTACATGAGGATCGAAAATAAAATTCTCGCAATGTTTCtcgaataaaaaatatttcaaataacaTTATTCTTCCTTACTCACTAGAAGAATTGGATTGACTATACCCTATCTATTGAAATATTGGTCATCTCACATCCTAAATATATTGATCATGTAAACTAGCAACATTAATGTTTTTACTGTAATAAATTGATATATTAAACATGGTGTTGGCAGTTTTATTTGAGGGTGTATTTACCCTTTCCCTCatgaaattatttaataatttacacATTGATTGAGTAAAATTCTTATTATAAATTGTATTCATGctatgatgaaatcatttcctactttttagcgagcgataacccAATTTATCATGTAATAAATATATCCTACCTCATGATTTCTATCTATGTTCATACTCTTAATCTCTCATTGCCTATAAATGTATGATTTGTGGAGATAATATCTTATGCACAAAATATTCACTTATGATACTATTCGATGGATTAATCGAATTGAGGATTTAACTCAGATCATCAAGAATTCTTTTTGCTGATAAGAAGAACTTTAGATGATAAGAACGCTATCGTCAACTCTAGATAATATATATGGCAATGTCTTGTCGTTCATGAGACAGTCAAGAATTAGAAGAACAAAAGAAATGCTTGCGAGGGGAGGTAGGCTTCACATGCACCCTACTATGGCTGAGAATGACAAAAACTAAGATAAAGAAGTCATCatggtgttatatatatatacatatatattaatctATCATAGTAATCATCAAGACTAGTACTTGTGTTTGCTGGAACATGGGCACATACATTGATTTTGGAATGACAGAGAAAACTATCTCTCGGTTTGGTGAATCCTTTTGTTCTCCCTTTTCTATCTGGTTGACATTTTGAATCATCTAAAGTGACACCACAAATCAGTGCAGCCAACACagtttgttctttcttgtttgttgatagattttattattattatcttatgTAATTTGCAAAAGGTTTATAATCATCTTGTCCTTGAAGCATTTATTTCTCTTTGCCCCACTCCAAACTTTTAGGATTGACAAATGAATTTGTGGGCataatctgatcattcaatatctctatgattaaaaaaatatatattggatAATTGCTAggataataatatttatagttaTGTGCATCGGACATCTTAGACTAATTAATATGGCTTATACATGTGACAATTCATTAACGATagtatatttatcaaaattttatatgtcAGCCTTAATCTTTTATACTCGAGCTCTCGTTCAATTATGTCTTTCTATCCATGAATAACTATTTTCTACTTAGCTCCTAACTCTAATATCAAACGTCAAGTGACTAACtaaattattagtaaaaataattaagttaaaattaatagtaATATACTCCTTAGATAATCAATCTGTCTTATCCATTTTTAACGTAGAATCAATCgatgtattataattttttaaatccaggagtttgACGTTCTCATAAAGGTCCAACATAACCCAAGTTAAATCATAGATGTAATCGAATGCTAGCTTTATGCTTTAACGAGTCACTTTGTTCACGGATAATCCTTTCGTACTAAAGCTTCTCGTCAtgtcaaaatattatattaattttgatattgaatgTGATGACTCTAATGGGTTAATTTCTGACTCAAAcaattgatcatatatatatatatatatatatatatatatatatatatatatatatatatatgactcaaACAATATATCTCTttataagagttttttttttttgcctatcTTATCCTATAAATGAATATGGGTGCATAATTAAATGTGATTTACTTTAATCCAatctaatattatattaattttttttatcattttcatttctTACAAAGCTCAAACAATTAGATGCAGCATGATTATTACTTATATGTTTAAACAAATATATAAGGCTAAAAGTTGGTGTTCTTGCAAACCAGATATATCTATACATGCATCCAGGATATTGTACGAAAATAAATGTATGTTATATTTTTGTGGAAGTTTTTATGAAAAGTCTGATCAAATCCATGATTTTATGGCTTagatactatattttttttatcgggtataataaaagaaaaaaagatatatcCAAACTTCCATCAATACGAGATCAtacataatttttatcttttcataATTTTAACTATAAAGAATAACTTGTATAATGATAATTAGAGTTACATAGACatgaaaaattaatattttcatataaaattcacataaaaaataaaataagttgaCTATTTTTCACTAAATCATTGTCCGGAGCAAGGTTTGCAATATCATATCATACTAGTGTTTCGACCTAGGcttggtaccggtacggtacggtgtaccgagcgataggtgcaccgagcactgtagcactactacagtgcatTACTACAGTGTATCGGTGCACTGTATTGCTACTATAACAGTGCACTGTACTACTACAGTGCTACGATGCTACAGTCGAACCGGTAGCAAACGATCCGCGTACCGTTAGCCTGTCGAACCAGTACATACCGTCCGTATCAGGTGATAcgattcggtatgacagaccttgacCCGGAGAATATATAATTCTCTTAAGATAAGAACGAAGACTTCAAATCATATTTGAACTTTTTATCAATTatctaatatatttatattattttctctTCCTcatcgtcttttttttttttttcttatcatcgTCCCTATTacgattatatatttttataaattaaaataataatttattgtaatttatcattaaattttttattattaaacatgtgatTTGTCTCGTTGAATTACCAATTCAACCAACGAGCATTGATTGGATCTGATTCTAACAACCCCAACTTTCCGAGTCAATATGGAAACACACGACTGCTTCAAACCTCAACAAACGTTCCTCACCTACCAAGTAATCTCatagggtatatatatatacacacacgctaATATCTATCCACAGTGATTGTGCAACAACCAACATTACAAATAAAATAAATCTCCATGGAAAATAATCCCTTCCAATATTATTTCTAAGCttctatcttaaaaaaaaaaagtgcaaaaaattatttttattagtttTTCGTGTCCAAccatttcatttatttatttttaacagaataaaagttaaaaaaaactttagaggtatatttcttttatttttcaaataattCATTGTGATTTGTCTCTATTTTTAACAAAATAAaattacaaaaattatatttgtctatttttttaatgtttatccatttaatttattatcaaaaaataaaaatatgtgaaagaaaaataattaggcGTAAATTCCAATTTAGCAATACAACCTTCTCTGAATGGCCGGCCTGATTTCACCTAACCGTCCAGTCATCACGCCTCTCCTTTCTCCATCTCTCTCGCTGTCTTCTCGATTCCAAATCGAATCCTTCCATCTCTTCCTTAGCAATCTAAATAGagcttataagagagagagagagagagagagagagagagagagagactttgcTGACAGTTGCGATCGATTGTTTTCGATTTGCTTCTTGTCCTTGATCGATCGACCGGTTTCGAGAATTTTTTGCAGCTGTTTTTTGTCCTCCTTATTGCTGTTTGAGGAAATAAATGGGTGCGGTGGCGGAGAACGCGGTCGGGTCGGAGGATAAGTTCATCGGCCGCCAGTCGCATGCGCCATCAGAGGCGGAGACGGAGAACCAGCGAGACGTGAGGAATCTGGTGGATTTCCTGTCGAAACTGAATCCTTCCGCCAAGGAGTTCGTCCCGTCTTCGTACACTGCTTGGAAATTTGATGGCCGCCTCTCGGCTGGTGCGCCTATCTTTGTGGTCGCGAGTGACTACTATAGTAAGGGAGGGATTGACCATGGTGGTATTAGAGATTCATTCAGCGATGGATCGTCGAATAACCAGCTGAATCGTGGAGTAATGGTTTATTCGTTTCAATTACTAGTATAGTCTCTGTTAGATTGTACCATGTTTTTGGGTTTTAGGTTCTTTCACAAAAAAggaatgatctcttatgaaataaaaaaaaagcaaattgGAGGAATGAGATAAATATGGGTGGAGGAAAAATTTTCCGCATTTTGTggcaaatattttgattaattttttgccttttttttggCTGATATACCATGTGACTTAGAGTGAACTGCTTTTAACTCGGCAGAGGCGAAATGGTTATAGTCAGGGGTGGAGGAGGAAGACTGATAGAGTTCGGAGTGCTCAGAGCAAAGAAAGCATTCGGCGAACTGTGTATGTTTCTGATATTGATCATCATGTAAGACAGTGATAAGAAAAAACCCTTTGTGTTAATTTTATCCCATTCTGTTCTTCTTTCAAATTTGGAAGGGACCTCCTccgctcctgtctttcttttgtagTAATTTGAACTCGGTTACTCGTATTTATCAGGTCACCGAAGAAAAGCTTGCTGGAATATTTGCTACCTGTGGGCAAGTAAGTTTTCTTAACTGCAAAATGTTCCTTTAGCTGCAACTAGTAAATATATATACTATGCTATACAGGTATTATGATTCATGGTGGAGGCAAATTGCTAGTTATTATGCAATGTTATTTTCCTGATTATTTTGAGGCTTTTGTACTGTAGGTAGTTGATTGTCGAATTTGTGGTGATCCACGCTGGGTTCGATTTGCGTTCATCGAGTTTTTTGATGAGGGTATGTTCACATGACGTTGGGCTGTTTGGTGTATGCATTTGAACGCTGAAGTTATTAGTATTATGCATCTTATAATTATAATGGTGGGATCTTTACCGATAGATGGTGCAAGAGCAGCCCTAGATCTTGATTTTACTAAGCTAGGTTACTATCCAGTCAGAGTCTTACCTTCAAAGACTGCAATCCTGCCTGTGAATCCAAAATTTCTTCCTAGGGTGAGTTCTTGCCTAGATTTTAATATGATTACAGATATTGTTTTATGTTTTACTAATATGATGAGAAAATGCAGACATTGTTTTTAGATTGTGTTGCATGGTTACTTCAGTTTGGTTGAATTATGCTAACCGGAAAGATATAATGCAGTCAGAGGACGAGAAGGAAAAGGTTTCAAGGACAGTGTATTGCATGAACATCGATAAAGAGGTAGGCCGAACTCTGCTTATGTTGTTACCTGCTTTCTGCAAATGGCTAAAAAACATTTAAAATGATCATGGGCAAAGATAACTTGGAAAAAGTTAATATTACATGCAATTAGTTTTGGCAGATAACTTGATGGATTCTCTTTATATGTAGCCAATAAGCTaactccaaatagttgggacattacagcCTGTTGCACTTGTTATGGTTGTATAGATTGCCTTTATATGACTTTGGATTAGCTCTCTTGCAGGTTACCCAAACAGAAGTAAAagttttctttgagcaattttgtGGTGAGGTCAGCTGATTATCTCTGAACTGATACCTTTTTAATTCATTGTTTAATATGgttaatcattttatttattctgTACAGGTTTCTCGTTTGAGACTTCTTGGCGATACGCATTTAACATGTATTGCTTTTGTCGAGTTTGTACAGGTAATTATTAGCAAATACCATCCTTGTATATCTgtaagatgattttttttaaaaaaaatcttactcTTTTCaaggttaaaaagataattttctttGTTAGGCATGTCTCGATCATGTTTGTCAGTGAATCcatctttcttttttaattttttgaattatatggacAAATAAGGTTCTGTAGCCTGTTCAAATCCATGAAGTGCTGAAATCTGGTGGTGAGTTcaggcatttaaagaaaaagcattATATTCTATAATCCTGCTTTATGGTAACAGTCATTTTAGGGCATCTAAAGTTAATCCAGTATGTTCACATTCACCTTGACATATCATGCTTTCTAAATGCTTTGTTTTTTAACTAAGTTGTACAGCCATATCATAATGTCCAAGAGTTCTAATTTCGCTCTGTGAAGATTAGTCATTGCACATAAAGATTTGTAGTTTGTTTATCATCATCTTCCTCACTCCATGGTGTCCTCTTTTTGTACTTGTTGTCTTGGCATGCTTAGGTTTTCAGGGCAACTTTGATTAAGCCACAATTATGATGTAACATCATAACCATGATTTTTTATCATTTCTTGAAACATTATGAAACTTAACTGCTAATGATAACTAGCAAAGAATGGTTATTGATGTCCTTATGCCCTTGTAATGTAGACAAATAATCTTAATCTTTTTTTGTGATCTCTGGTTGTTGTCTAATTGGCAAAGTTATCAAGCATCTAAATGGTGGCAGTTACCTTGTTGCATTTCCATACTTTGTACATGTTGGATCTATCAATATACTTCTATACAGTTCATTAATGGCATTATTATGAATGCTCGACCtgtttatacacacacacacatatacatagcAAAGGACACTGTCTGGAGAGAGATGCACTCTAGTGTCATATTATATTCTTTATTGGGATTGTAAAATTAAGGGTCATTCAGTCAGGAAAACACATAATCTGGCATGAAACATGTCATTCATGCATTATAATTAATTGTCAGAAGATTGTTCGCTGGGCAAATTTGTAATTTTATTCACCTTTTTCATCTGATCTAATGCTAGAATTATTTCATTGAAGGGCATAATGAATATGTAAAGCAAAATTGGTATTTTGCACCAGAAATGATGTCTGGTAATGTATATATCAAATAAGAGTAGAACAACCCAATTCATACGGTTGTAATGACTTTATCATATCCTTTCTAAATGCTACTCTTTGGAAGATGCAATGGATAGGACTTGGTGACATCTCTGTCAAATTTCTCGACTCCTAAGCAAGGATTGCAATCTAGTACCAAGGTATTATAGCGGTCCCTAGCTAGATAATGTATTGACCAGTCTCGGTGTATCGACATATGGTACTTCGGTATATATCAAAGGCTCGAAGAGGAAGGTGCAGCAATGGGggtagagaaaggaagaagaagaggaggcggtGGAGAAGAGCCTACCCgatcgaggaagaggaggaaaagaaatgAAGAGGATAGGGTGGAGGAAGCGGAGTAGGAAGGAGGGAGAGGAACAAGAGGAgctggaggaagagaaggaaggaggaataggaaggaagaagaggaggagaagagaaacaTACTCGGTTCACGACAACGTGGGCGATAGGGATGTAAGTGGCGGCTAATTACGTGTGTCGAGGCTTCTCCCGGGATTAGGGCTGGACTGTGAGGAGGAGGTATGTGATTTTTGTTTTTATATGGCCGGACCAGATTATTCGAAATTGGTCATGTCCATTTATCGGTTCACACCCCAACTGGTAAATACTGGTCGGTACATACCGCTGTGGGCGAAACAGAATTCTTGCTCCTAAGTTACATTTTGTGTTTACTGTCTTAGTTCAGTTTTTTCTGTTTCCTTGTGTTAAGGGGCAAATATGGCGCTCATCAGTTTTGTTTTGTCAgcatttgctttcttcttttgcTTTAAAGGCTGTACTGTGTTTGTGGACTCTTTAGACTTTACTTAATTTGTTAACTTTCTAGTTTATTGCAGAAGGTACTAACCCTGATTGAGCTAGATGGGTCTTGGATGTTTCATGAtatcaaagttcaaaaaatagaTTGTGTTGTAAATACTTGTATGCATGTATAACATACACATGTATATCCGCATATCAAAACatgcatgtgtgtgtgtatgtatgtatatatgtgtgtgtgtgtatgtatatgtatgtatgtgtatatgtatatgtatgtatatatgtatgtatgtacacacGCGAGCGCGCACGTGCGCGCgcgcccacacacacacacacacatacatatactcAGCCTGCTCTGCTCAAATTTTTAGTTCAAGACGGATTGAAAGAGGGACATGCATAACAATTTAACTTAATTGAATCCTTTGGTGTAGCAGTTGCGGTAACAGGTTGTATTCTTGTATGCTGTAAGCTTTTTTACTTAGGAAGCTTTATTCCTTCTCCTATCTGTGTTAGCATATGCCAATCTTGACTCTTCTGGGGTGTTTTGACCATGCAATCCTCTTCGCATTCTTTTTATCTATAAATACATGTTCCTTAACATTCTTTTTTATGTGTTGGATAAATCTTGATGTCCTAAAGCTATTTCACTGTGTTTAATGCATTCTGTGAAATTTAAGAAGACTTGAGAGTTgcacaaatcttttttttttttttttttctgtatgcATAATTGTCAATGCCTAAAAATTGAGCTTGTGAATTTCATGCATCACAAAGTGGTTATCATGCctatttatctatttattcaGGTTTTCctaatgtttttattttttctatgaatGGCAGGCAGAAAGTGCTGTTCGAGCTCTGAATTGCAGTGGCATGATTCTAGGAACACAACAAATCAGGTATTTTCCTAATCCTCCATCCATTTCTGCACTGTCATATGTTATAACACAGATTGTGGTTTCAGGGTGAGTCCTTCAAAAACCCCGGTGAGGCCACAGGCAATCCGAGCCTCatcaaactgacttgggttcggTAACAACTGAACTCGGTTGCAATGTCCATGTAACCAGACTGCTCATAAGGGCTCTTATCGCATTTTGCATGTATCAAACTGTTTCAACTGTTAAGAGTCTTTTCTCGTGGACTTACAAGGATGGCTTTCTTTCATTTGTTCTTGGCTGGAAAGGGCCAAACAACCTTCACTGACTACGGTGTAGTTTCTGTAGCTGATCATATTTGTCTGACCAGTAAGTTAATTTAGCAGAAGTAAATTGGGTATTCTATGCAATTCCATGATGTTCCTTGCGTCATTTCTCCAATCATAATCTTCTTTTAACACATTAGTGTGTATAATGTGTGATGGAAATAATACATTTGTTAGGCTATATGTTGGAATCATGAAAGTTTATTAACCCTCGATTTTCTAAGATTGTGTTGGCTAGTTTAGCTGCTGGTAGAAATTTTGACggattatcataagattctgattAGAATTTTGTCTTAGTTATTttcctttgcaaaaaaaaaaaaaaagataatgataTTTCCATGACTGTTACAATGTTTCATCTTAAACAACCTTTAACGATAATAACAGCATTGTTTTTCTTTTGATACAATATTTGGGACTaattaaatatgtttttttttgtcaTATTACCTAACACATGAAGCGCTTGAGAAATGGTTGCATTGTAGTTTTCTTAGAAATGTATAATGCTTATCAAATACACAAAATAAACATAACATATTATAAAAGTATACAATAAATAAAGGgtgaattcttaaaaaaaaatacttcaacATTTTTTTAGTGCATTTTTgcctttttgaaaaataaaacgcTATACAGCAAAACTGAAAATAAGAAGCTTTTATGGGAAAAACTTATAATAAATGGCTCTTTAGTAAATTCGCCAATATTGAGTTCCTCGCAGGCTTCGGAGCTCAGTTCCGACATCACAGCCGTCCAACGGTGTGGGCCCTGTCCAACGAACATCCGTAAACATAATTTTGCATTCACCTGCTCAATGTGTACCCACGCAACCGTGGAAGACAGTGTCGACCCCGTCCACCAGTCACATGAAAGGTAGATGATTACGGCTGTTTATTAACGGGTAAGGGTAGGAATCTCTTCACAATTATTAGAGAAACCAGCCAATTCCCGTCTCTGCGATATCTATGTCTCGTTCAAAGCACCAAACACAGAAGTCTTTGCTTCCATTGGTCAAAAAATGCGGGGGCACTTCGTCTTGGGACAGTTGCCG of the Musa acuminata AAA Group cultivar baxijiao chromosome BXJ3-2, Cavendish_Baxijiao_AAA, whole genome shotgun sequence genome contains:
- the LOC103976497 gene encoding polyadenylate-binding protein-interacting protein 9 isoform X2; its protein translation is MGAVAENAVGSEDKFIGRQSHAPSEAETENQRDVRNLVDFLSKLNPSAKEFVPSSYTAWKFDGRLSAGAPIFVVASDYYSKGGIDHGGIRDSFSDGSSNNQLNRGVMVYSFQLLRRNGYSQGWRRKTDRVRSAQSKESIRRTVYVSDIDHHVTEEKLAGIFATCGQVVDCRICGDPRWVRFAFIEFFDEDGARAALDLDFTKLGYYPVRVLPSKTAILPVNPKFLPRSEDEKEKVSRTVYCMNIDKEVTQTEVKVFFEQFCGEVSRLRLLGDTHLTCIAFVEFVQAESAVRALNCSGMILGTQQIRVSPSKTPVRPQAIRASSN
- the LOC103976497 gene encoding polyadenylate-binding protein-interacting protein 9 isoform X4, which encodes MGAVAENAVGSEDKFIGRQSHAPSEAETENQRDVRNLVDFLSKLNPSAKEFVPSSYTAWKFDGRLSAGAPIFVVASDYYSKGGIDHGGIRDSFSDGSSNNQLNRGRRNGYSQGWRRKTDRVRSAQSKESIRRTVYVSDIDHHVTEEKLAGIFATCGQVVDCRICGDPRWVRFAFIEFFDEDGARAALDLDFTKLGYYPVRVLPSKTAILPVNPKFLPRSEDEKEKVSRTVYCMNIDKEVTQTEVKVFFEQFCGEVSRLRLLGDTHLTCIAFVEFVQAESAVRALNCSGMILGTQQIRVSPSKTPVRPQAIRASSN
- the LOC103976497 gene encoding polyadenylate-binding protein-interacting protein 9 isoform X1, with protein sequence MGAVAENAVGSEDKFIGRQSHAPSEAETENQRDVRNLVDFLSKLNPSAKEFVPSSYTAWKFDGRLSAGAPIFVVASDYYSKGGIDHGGIRDSFSDGSSNNQLNRGVMVYSFQLLRRNGYSQGWRRKTDRVRSAQSKESIRRTVYVSDIDHHVTEEKLAGIFATCGQVVDCRICGDPRWVRFAFIEFFDEDGARAALDLDFTKLGYYPVRVLPSKTAILPVNPKFLPRSEDEKEKVSRTVYCMNIDKEVTQTEVKVFFEQFCGFSFETSWRYAFNMYCFCRVCTGRKCCSSSELQWHDSRNTTNQGESFKNPGEATGNPSLIKLTWVR
- the LOC103976497 gene encoding polyadenylate-binding protein-interacting protein 9 isoform X3, producing MGAVAENAVGSEDKFIGRQSHAPSEAETENQRDVRNLVDFLSKLNPSAKEFVPSSYTAWKFDGRLSAGAPIFVVASDYYSKGGIDHGGIRDSFSDGSSNNQLNRGRRNGYSQGWRRKTDRVRSAQSKESIRRTVYVSDIDHHVTEEKLAGIFATCGQVVDCRICGDPRWVRFAFIEFFDEDGARAALDLDFTKLGYYPVRVLPSKTAILPVNPKFLPRSEDEKEKVSRTVYCMNIDKEVTQTEVKVFFEQFCGFSFETSWRYAFNMYCFCRVCTGRKCCSSSELQWHDSRNTTNQGESFKNPGEATGNPSLIKLTWVR